One genomic window of Hemitrygon akajei chromosome 1, sHemAka1.3, whole genome shotgun sequence includes the following:
- the LOC140726918 gene encoding fatty acid-binding protein, liver-like, protein MVDAFLGKWILIKTEKFDEYMAELGVGMTLRSLAKMAKPTTTISKDGDTITIATDSTIKSTKIHFKFGEEFDETTADNRKTKTTVVMDNGKIVQTQRWDGKETTLVRELIDDKLILTCTMGDAVCTRTYQKPNC, encoded by the exons ATGGTTGACGCATTTCTAGGAAAATGGATCTTAATCAAAACGGAAAAATTTGACGAGTACATGGCTGAACTAG GAGTGGGTATGACACTAAGGAGCTTGGCTAAAATGGCTAAACCCACGACTACAATTTCCAAGGACGGCGATACAATCACCATAGCAACCGACAGCACGATAAAAAGCACAAAGATTCATTTCAAATTCGGGGAGGAGTTTGATGAGACCACAGCTGACAATAGGAAAACCAAG ACTACAGTGGTAATGGATAATGGCAAAATAGTCCAAACACAACGGTGGGATGGAAAAGAAACAACCCTGGTTAGAGAACTGATTGATGATAAACTAATATTG ACTTGTACCATGGGAGATGCAGTGTGCACGAGAACCTATCAGAAGCCAAATTGTTGA